The Dokdonia sp. 4H-3-7-5 genomic interval ACGTCTCGAGCTTTCTATGCTTTAGATTTATTCTTTAGACATTTTTGAGCAGTGGCCTGTGGACGGCTGATTGGTAGGGTGGGAGCTTTAAAATCCTAGCGGATTTACTCTAACTCGATCTATACCCAACTCTTCGATATTTCAATGACTTTTGAGGTGTTCTGATTTTGAAGCGGAGCCATACGACGGCGGGAATTTGCAAGTATGCAACTGCCTTGGATGTGGCTTGTCTTGAGATGAAAAACATGTCCTTTGGCAATCAGCCGTCCACGTTGTTGTATATGGTTTGTTACGTGTTTCAAGCAACTAATTAAGTAAATAATTACCGACGAAGAAAGTCCGCGAGGACTTTCGTAAGTAGGCGAGAAGCAAGCAATAAATTATATACGGTGTTACAGCAAGTTACTCTGTGTTATATCGTTTCAGTTTTTTTAATTCCGGTGGTCCTAGCATTAAGCTCATTTCCTTATTAATTGTTTCCAAAACTTCATCAAAAACCCACTTATTTTCGTTAAACATCCAAATTATCATAAACGAATTTACTTCTTTATAAAAAACAATTGATATGCATTTATTTAATTTATGTCTATACTTAAAAATTTCTCCAGCATTTCTTGCCATTATTTTCCATTCAGGTATATCTTTTTTCTGTATGGGTAAAAAAACAAAACCACAATTGTGATTTTCATTAACAAATTGATAAGGAAGAATTTGCTCGTTATTTTTACAATGGTTTATCGATTTTTTGAAGCGTAATAAAAATTCTGATAATTCATATCTTTTTAATTTAGCGATTTCAGTTATTATTTTATGATATTCATTATTATTCTCTTTTTCTATAAGAACTAATCTTTCATAAAAAATATGTAAATAATCTTTGAAATCATAATCAGATTTGTCATTATTAATATTATCTAAATTTGATAAATAATCAAAATTTATTTCTTTGATATTTTCGTTATTTATAAAATGACTTAAGATGTAATATTCGGAGTATAAATCAATGTTTTGTATATAGTACTCAATAAATTTAGCTCTAAAATTAAGGTAATCACTTAATTCCGAAGGTGTAATTAATTTATCACATAAAAAATTATATATTTTTATTTCAAATATGTGTATAAAACCTTGTATTTTACTTTTAGTAAATTTTAGGTTTCTATTTTTATTTTCCAAATCTAATTCACACAAATACAGAATAATATTATGAATGATAGAGTTGTCTTTTAAAGAAATTTCTATTTTTTGATTTCTTTTATTAATAATAGGAATACACTTATGTTCATTAAGATATTTATGTGTATTCTTAATCTGAGTTTTAGCTTTTTTTAAAACCTTATTTAAAAACCATTTATCGTTATTTTCTGTTGAGTTTTGATTATTCCTTTCCTTTATTTCAATGAAAAACATTAAATCACCTATCCAAACGATATTATCTGATAATTCAAGCTCATTTTTATCTATTACGAATTCATTTTTATTGAAAGTGAACTCCTTAAAGAAATGAGTAGAATTAATTTCAGAAACAGAAAATTCAGATTGGGTTTCTTTTTTCATAATTTGCTGTAACAGGCCACTGTATAAAGCGAGTGCGGCATTTTGCTGATTTGCTTTAATTTGCGGTCTTGTTTGTTTGATCTAAATATACAATGAATTTTGGAGTTGTGCGCCGCGCGTAGAGCTTTCAAAAATGTCTCATTCGCTTTATGCTGTAGTTGTGGCTGGTTGCAACCACGTCTCGAGCTTTCTATGCTTTAGATTTATTTTTAGACATTTTTGAGCAGTGGCCTGTGGACGGCTGATTGGTAGGGTGGGAGCTTTAAAATCCTAGCGGATTTACTCTAACTCGATCTATACCCAAATCTTCGATATTTCAACGACTTTTGAGGTGTTCTGATTTTGAAGCGGAGCCATACGACGGCGGGAATTTTCAAGTATGTAACTGACTTGGATGTGGCTTGTCTTGAGATGAAAAACATGTCCTTTGGCAATCAGCCGTCCACGGCTCCGTATATGAAAAGTAGCGCTGAAAATAAGCGGTTACTTTTCGGATGAAACACAAGCCAGATTTTTAAATTTTACTATTTATCTTTTTATTGGAAATCGTCAAATTTAAAAATTTGGCGACTTTCCAAAAATGCCCAAACCATAGTGTTATCAATGACTTGTGCTATTTTTTATATACATTGTTAGGCACAGTCTTTTATCCGCTGTTGTATATATTCAGTACTTAAATCAGCGACAAAATCCATTTCAATTACTTTCCAATTATATTCATCCGAAGCTTTTTTGATTTCAGTTATTTGCTCACTTCTTTCTTTAAACTTCGTTTTCCAATTATCAATAATTTCAGAGCCATATTTATCAACCCATTGTCTTTGTTTCGGATTTTCAAAATGTTCTTTCATAAATGTTTTAGGTTCATTTTGTTTAAAATACCAAATATTTTCTATCTCAATATTTTCCGTTATCAGGACTTTTTTAAGTCCGTTAAATTGTTCCACAGTTCTTGGATATTCAGCCAATAAAACATTATCGTCAATTTCTTTTAAGTTTTTTGAGATAAATTTTCCAATAATGTCAGTCGTAAGCATTTTTCCACTATCCAATAATTTCATCATTTCTTTTCCTAAATCATCATCTTTTCGCAGTTGTTCCCTCAAAGATTTTCCCAAATTAAAAACTGAAGAATTCAATTCATATGACAATGCACTTTCAGTTTTATCTTTAGAAAGTCCAAAGTCCAGAAAAAGAATATTCAGTTTTCGCATTTTTTTCAGATTGTGCCTAACGGTTTGTATAAGAATAGTAGGGTTGAAAATAGACAGTTACTATTCGGTATAACACAAGCCGAATTTTTAAATTTTACTTATTACTTTTATTTTTCAATAAGCCAAATTTAAAAATTTGGCGACTTTGCAAACGTGCACATTCCATTGAATTCAGCACTAATTGCCCTATTATTTTTATACGGTGTTATCTCTTGTTTTTTCGCTATGCTCATAGATTTGTGGTAATTTTAAAAATAAATCCGTACAAGTTTAAAAGTCCGTAAATATTTACAATTCCGAAAACTATTCCGAAGAAAAGTTCTTTATTCAGTCGGTAATTTTTTAGTTCCGCACCAATTGACTTTAGATTTTTTTGGTTTTCAAATCCTATTTGAGTTTTCGCTATTCTATCGCCAATTCGTCTTTTAGGACTCATTAAAGTAAACAGAATATCAATTGGGATAATCGGTAAAATATTTCGCAACGAACATTTCCATTCATTAGCTTTTTGGCCGTCTAAATTTTGTACTTGAATTCCGAATATTCTTTTTCCGATACTTTTTCCGTTTAGAAAATCTTTATTCATTGCAACTGGATAAATAACAAACATTGATATAATCAAATCCGCTGAAATTGCAAATAATAAAATTCCGATTATGCATAAAATCAGATAATCTACAGCAAAAGATTTGGCTCTATTTTTTAATGTTGAATTCAGAAGTATTGTTTTTTTTAAATAAGAGATAACGGTTTTGTATAAGATTAGTTGCGTGGTTTAGCAACGAATTTAGCAAATACAAACCAAATAGAAAATCCGCGAGGATTTTCGTAAGTAGGCTCGTACCAAGCAATTAATTTTATACGTTGTGTGTG includes:
- a CDS encoding nucleoside monophosphate kinase codes for the protein MRKLNILFLDFGLSKDKTESALSYELNSSVFNLGKSLREQLRKDDDLGKEMMKLLDSGKMLTTDIIGKFISKNLKEIDDNVLLAEYPRTVEQFNGLKKVLITENIEIENIWYFKQNEPKTFMKEHFENPKQRQWVDKYGSEIIDNWKTKFKERSEQITEIKKASDEYNWKVIEMDFVADLSTEYIQQRIKDCA
- a CDS encoding RDD family protein → MIISMFVIYPVAMNKDFLNGKSIGKRIFGIQVQNLDGQKANEWKCSLRNILPIIPIDILFTLMSPKRRIGDRIAKTQIGFENQKNLKSIGAELKNYRLNKELFFGIVFGIVNIYGLLNLYGFIFKITTNL